Proteins from a genomic interval of Anas platyrhynchos isolate ZD024472 breed Pekin duck chromosome 4, IASCAAS_PekinDuck_T2T, whole genome shotgun sequence:
- the RASGEF1B gene encoding ras-GEF domain-containing family member 1B isoform X3, whose product MPQTPPFAAMFDSSGYNRNLYQSKEDSCGGLYYHDNNLLSGSLEALIQHLVPNVDYYPDRTYIFTFLLSSRLFMHPYELMAKVCHLCIEQQRLSEPGLDKNRIRKIAPKILQLLTEWTETFPYDFRDERMMRNLKELAQRIASGDEMYRKNVQQLLQNLLRKLATVSQYEEVLAKINATSTDRLTVLKTKPQSIQRDIITVCNDPYALAQQLTHIELERLNYIGPEEFVQAFVQKDPLDNDKSCYGDRKKTRNLEAYVEWFNRLSYLVATEICMPVKKKHRARVIEYFIDVARECFNIGNFNSLMAIVSGMNMSPVSRLKKTWAKVKTAKFDILEHQMDPSSNFYNYRTALRGAAQRSLTAHSNREKIVIPFFSLLIKDIYFLNEGCANRLPNGHVNFEKFWELAKQVSEFMTWKQVECPFERDRKILQYLLTIPVFSDDALYLASYESESPENHIEKDRWKTLRSTLLGRV is encoded by the exons ATGCCGCAGACACCTCCCTTTGCAGCGATGTTTGACAGCAGCGGCTACAACAGGAATCTCTATCAGTCCAAAGAAGACAGCTGTGGAGGCCTCTATTACCATGACAACAACCTCTTGTCGGGGTCTCTGGAAGCTCTGATCCAGCACTTAGTACCCAACGTGGATTACTATCCTGAT AGGACGTACATATTCACCTTCCTTCTCAGTTCACGCCTCTTCATGCATCCCTACGAGCTCATGGCCAAAGTTTGCCATCTGTGCATTGAGCAGCAGAGACTAAGTGAGCCTGGCCTGGACAAG AACCGGATACGAAAAATTGCACCCAAAATCCTGCAGCTGTTGACTGAATGGACAGAGACGTTTCCTTATGATTTTCGAGATGAAAGAATGATGAGAAACTTAAAGGAGCTGGCGCAGAGAATAGCCAGTGGTGACGAG ATGTATCGGAAGAACGtacagcagctcctccagaacCTGCTTCGAAAGCTCGCAACTGTTAGCCAGTATGAGGAAGTACTTGCAAAAATTAATGCAACGTCCACAGATCGCCTCACGGTCTTAAAGACCAAGCCCCAGTCCATCCAGAGGGACATAATCACAGTCTGCAATGATCCCTACGCATTAGCTCAGCAGCTTACACACATAGAGCTt GAGAGACTTAATTATATTGGACCAGAAGAATTTGTCCAGGCATTTGTGCAAAAGGACCCTTTGGATAATGACAAG agctgctacGGAGATCGAAAGAAGACCCGTAATCTGGAAGCCTATGTAGAATGGTTCAACAGGCTCAGTTACCTGGTTGCAACAGAAATCTGTATG CCTGTGAAGAAGAAGCACAGAGCAAGAGTGATAGAATATTTCATCGATGTGGCACGGGAATGTTTTAACATTGGCAACTTTAACTCCTTAATGGCTATTGTTT CTGGCATGAACATGAGTCCTGTCTCTCGATTAAAGAAAACATGGGCAAAAGTGAAGACAGCCAAGTTTGATATTCTTGAG CATCAGATGGACCCTTCCAGCAATTTTTATAATTACCGGACTGCTCTGCGTGGAGCCGCTCAGAGGTCCCTGACAGCTCATAGCAACAGAGAGAAG ATCGTGATACCTTTCTTCAGCCTCTTGATCAAAGATATTTACTTCCTCAATGAGGGCTGTGCCAATCGTCTTCCAAATGGTCACGTCAATTTTGAA AAATTCTGGGAATTAGCAAAACAAGTCAGTGAATTTATGACATGGAAACAAGTGGAGTGTCCATTTGAAAGGGATCGGAAGATTCTGCAGTATTTGCTCACCATCCCCGTCTTCAGTGATGATG CACTTTACTTGGCTTCTTACGAGAGTGAAAGTCCTGAGAATCACATTGAAAAGGACAGATGGAAGACTCTGAG GTCAACACTTCTGGGCAGAGTCTAA
- the RASGEF1B gene encoding ras-GEF domain-containing family member 1B isoform X2, with protein MSNPCPSERWQMTKNTCKERMPQTPPFAAMFDSSGYNRNLYQSKEDSCGGLYYHDNNLLSGSLEALIQHLVPNVDYYPDRTYIFTFLLSSRLFMHPYELMAKVCHLCIEQQRLSEPGLDKNRIRKIAPKILQLLTEWTETFPYDFRDERMMRNLKELAQRIASGDEMYRKNVQQLLQNLLRKLATVSQYEEVLAKINATSTDRLTVLKTKPQSIQRDIITVCNDPYALAQQLTHIELERLNYIGPEEFVQAFVQKDPLDNDKSCYGDRKKTRNLEAYVEWFNRLSYLVATEICMPVKKKHRARVIEYFIDVARECFNIGNFNSLMAIVSGMNMSPVSRLKKTWAKVKTAKFDILEHQMDPSSNFYNYRTALRGAAQRSLTAHSNREKIVIPFFSLLIKDIYFLNEGCANRLPNGHVNFEKFWELAKQVSEFMTWKQVECPFERDRKILQYLLTIPVFSDDALYLASYESESPENHIEKDRWKTLRSTLLGRV; from the exons GAAAGGATGCCGCAGACACCTCCCTTTGCAGCGATGTTTGACAGCAGCGGCTACAACAGGAATCTCTATCAGTCCAAAGAAGACAGCTGTGGAGGCCTCTATTACCATGACAACAACCTCTTGTCGGGGTCTCTGGAAGCTCTGATCCAGCACTTAGTACCCAACGTGGATTACTATCCTGAT AGGACGTACATATTCACCTTCCTTCTCAGTTCACGCCTCTTCATGCATCCCTACGAGCTCATGGCCAAAGTTTGCCATCTGTGCATTGAGCAGCAGAGACTAAGTGAGCCTGGCCTGGACAAG AACCGGATACGAAAAATTGCACCCAAAATCCTGCAGCTGTTGACTGAATGGACAGAGACGTTTCCTTATGATTTTCGAGATGAAAGAATGATGAGAAACTTAAAGGAGCTGGCGCAGAGAATAGCCAGTGGTGACGAG ATGTATCGGAAGAACGtacagcagctcctccagaacCTGCTTCGAAAGCTCGCAACTGTTAGCCAGTATGAGGAAGTACTTGCAAAAATTAATGCAACGTCCACAGATCGCCTCACGGTCTTAAAGACCAAGCCCCAGTCCATCCAGAGGGACATAATCACAGTCTGCAATGATCCCTACGCATTAGCTCAGCAGCTTACACACATAGAGCTt GAGAGACTTAATTATATTGGACCAGAAGAATTTGTCCAGGCATTTGTGCAAAAGGACCCTTTGGATAATGACAAG agctgctacGGAGATCGAAAGAAGACCCGTAATCTGGAAGCCTATGTAGAATGGTTCAACAGGCTCAGTTACCTGGTTGCAACAGAAATCTGTATG CCTGTGAAGAAGAAGCACAGAGCAAGAGTGATAGAATATTTCATCGATGTGGCACGGGAATGTTTTAACATTGGCAACTTTAACTCCTTAATGGCTATTGTTT CTGGCATGAACATGAGTCCTGTCTCTCGATTAAAGAAAACATGGGCAAAAGTGAAGACAGCCAAGTTTGATATTCTTGAG CATCAGATGGACCCTTCCAGCAATTTTTATAATTACCGGACTGCTCTGCGTGGAGCCGCTCAGAGGTCCCTGACAGCTCATAGCAACAGAGAGAAG ATCGTGATACCTTTCTTCAGCCTCTTGATCAAAGATATTTACTTCCTCAATGAGGGCTGTGCCAATCGTCTTCCAAATGGTCACGTCAATTTTGAA AAATTCTGGGAATTAGCAAAACAAGTCAGTGAATTTATGACATGGAAACAAGTGGAGTGTCCATTTGAAAGGGATCGGAAGATTCTGCAGTATTTGCTCACCATCCCCGTCTTCAGTGATGATG CACTTTACTTGGCTTCTTACGAGAGTGAAAGTCCTGAGAATCACATTGAAAAGGACAGATGGAAGACTCTGAG GTCAACACTTCTGGGCAGAGTCTAA